DNA from Ictalurus punctatus breed USDA103 chromosome 7, Coco_2.0, whole genome shotgun sequence:
TGGAGCGAGCCTCTCCCCTTACAATCTCCAGAAAGCCCAGCTTAGTAAGGAACTCCAGCCTTAGGCGTTCTGTGGGCTGCACCTCGCAAAAGACACCCTGGgaacctagagagagagagagagagagagagatagagggagagagagagagagagaatgaggtgAGGTGAGGCCCCGGGAGAGTCGACGCACAATCAACAAGCAGGAAATTATTTTTGCTTCATTCTCATCCTCTCAACATGATATTGAAATGTCTATATTTGGATGTGggagtttaaaaaagaaacaagtaTGGAGGATTTTATATGTTTAATTTCTAGCTTTAAGAAATCATTTTACCTTCCAATTTCAAGTTCTCTGAGACTTAGATCACAGACGATAAATCACAATTACATGCGAGATGAGTGTGTATCTGTTCACAGGAAGTTTTATTGCTATTACAATTAACCATATAGCTCCTATTTAATTGTTTACCAGTAAAATGTTTGATTCCTACTCTGACTGATCAAGCcatatattaacatttatggcatttttggcagatgcccttatccagagcgacttaaatttatctcattttatacatctgagcagttgagtgttaagggccttgctcaagggcccaacagtggcagcttggcagggcTGGGGTtcgaactcatgaccttccaaccAGTAGCCCAACATCTTACCACTGCCCACAGTGTACCACTGCCCACAGAATATAATGTGAGATGTTCTAGTTGTTGTGCTGATGATTAAATGATATCAATGTCAAAGCTCCAGTGATGTCAGAGGTTTTTCATTTCAGACCATCATCTTTCTGGTGCTGGAAGCTAATTGGTTTGGCCAGCTCATGTGCAGTGGAAACACACAGAACAACTGAAAGGTAGACACTAGCCCAAGAGCTGTTTCTCACCGTTAGCTTTGAGTGCTGTGAGCAGGGACGTGAGAAGACTTCTGCTGACACTGCAGTCCACCAGTTCAGGCAGTGCCTCAAGCCGGAGCTGAGATGGGAAGTGGTACAGCAGGGAATCTGGGTAATACTGCTCTTCATGCAAACTCAGCAGCGCCTCCTGTGATTACAGGGAGAAATGAGAATAGTGATGCAAATTCgtatgttctgtgtgtgtgtgtgtgtgtgtgtgtgtctgtgtttgtgagACAGGACATTTCTTAAAGTGTTTGCAGTATAACTGCTTATCCAGTCATACAGCACCTATGAACACCACTATTCTTTATTCTCATGTGTTTGAGATATTACTATATTAATTTACTTAAAGAAAAATCTGATCAAACCATTATTCTGTGAGGTTTATTTCTCCTAGATTGAACTCTGACCTTCTGGGCAGTGTGTCCGTTGGTGACGTGTGTACGTGTGGGGTATTTGTCTCTCATAGCCGGCAGCCAGGTGGCCTGGCATCTCTTGACAAATGAGCGTACATCCAGAATGCCagcaacacacccacacacacccagctcATCCTCCAGAACAAAGCTgtactctgggcacaaggccaGAGATGCACCCAAAAACCTGAACGcgcacacaagcacaaacacattcataaaTATTCCTTTGAAGGTCCTAGAGGCTCCAGTGTTAGGAATTATTGTTAGAGGGTACAGAGGAACTTCTGTTCCTGAAGCTAGGTCTGGGAAGTTGCctatttacagtatgtaaactAACAGAACCTGTCACCGATGAAGTCTGGATGAAGCACAGTCACATCCTGAGCACCTCTGGTTTTCTGATAAAGCTGACGGACCATGTGGTACAGCTCCACCTAATAGCACACAGCAGGAAACCACATAAACATGCCCAGTAATTATAATGCAGATGTTGACTGTATGAGCAGTGCACAATAAACATTTTCCTTGTTATCTGTTATTTATAACTTGCATAAAACCATTCAGTAACTTGAATGAATATGTCTTTTAGTTAGAATAAGATTATACAGAAAATATAGTACTTAGTGGTGGCAATAATACTAACTACTAAAATCCAAACTATTTTATAGCCTATTTAAGTCTTGAAAGTGTGAATGAGGGATATTGACTTTAGCGTGTTATTGGTTGTGACACAATTGTTTACGACGTAATTGTGTATCACCAAGAAAAGCAACATGGCATCAACGGCCTTGGCTGTGCACAGTATATCTCACCTTGTCTTTGTGCTGGAAGGGCCGTATGTTGTAAAGACGAGAGGTGGGGAAAAGAGGAGGGGGGTGGCTGAACAGCTCACTGCTGGTGCCTACAGGAAGAAGCATCTTCAGCACACACCagatagagagaggaagagagagaaatgatgaggaaTATATCGCATGAGCCAGGATCTATATGCATTCATGCTGCATTACTTTAATAAATGCTCAGTGTCATTTGTACCTGCACTTCCCCAGATAATCCTCCTTTAAATACCCAGGGCTCCGCCTCCACACCTAGAAGCTCCGCCCCTGATGAGGCTCCACACCCTGTTGATAAGAGGCCACTCAGTCTCACAGGCATGTGCAATATGGCGTAGAATGGAAAAAGATACTCACAATGAAAACAATTCTTCCAGGAACCCAGTGAAGAACTTTCACTTATCACCCGACCCTCTGAAGGtgaggagaaaaggaaagagggagagagatgtaTTAGAACAATTCAAGTCCACATTTTCCCTTCAAtcctatctctttctctcactctctctctctctcattctctctcacccAGCCAGCTGATGAAGGCCTTGGCTACAAGCAGCATGTTTCTCAGGTCCCAGACATATGGGTAAAGGTCATAGAGCACAGCTCTGTTCACGCTGTTCACCACACTGCCATGCAGAACCGCAATCTCATCACATGCAACCAGAAAACGGCCTGCCCGCACCCGCCACTCCTCAATCTGAGGAAATAAAAAGATTATTAGTAGTTAAGAAGGAAAGAGATGGAAAGACtctattattatataaaatgcatgaaatgaattaaatattaaagggAGAGAGCAAAAAGCATGATACGATCTGTTTAGATAAATTTTAAAGATGGGCATTATATCACTTTTCCTTTTTCAGATACCAATACATACTGAAACCTTGAGTATCAGCCGATACTGATACCCATCTAATATCGTTTACTTTAAAACCTATCAAactttaaattattatataaacttACATCACTTACAttgttatatatgtatatataataaagtataacatataaatataataatattgatCCTTGCATCATAAAAATCGGTTAAGTCTCTTTATGTGTAAAcataaaatctaaaaataaattattttccaAATTCAATTCCAATCAGATATCCAATGTGTTTCTGCTGCTATCGGCCCGATACTGATACTGGGTATCGGATCCATCTCTAGTAAATATTATTATCACTTATTACTAATTGTGCAAAAATCAGGAATGATTTTGGAGTGTAACATATATGAGAAATGGTATGACAGGAAGAACCTTTCTAGTCACTCTAAaaattatgttgttgtttttttttttaaaaatagcattttttttgataaatccTTTCAGATAATTAATTTGAACACAATGGACACCTGTCTAAGTGAGATTTGGTATTAAATACATAGCTGCAAAGTTATCACATTATAAATTTAAGAGctccaatatgcaaatgaaagcCATGCAAAGTATAGAAGATTATTTAAAACCTTTCACCAGTTTATCAGAAGACAGCTGTAGCCATTTGGGTTTGGGGGCTTTTGCCCAATGtttccaggataggctccagttccaccatgaccctgaccaggatcaaGCTGTTACTGAAAGTATGACAGTGAGTGAGGGAGGACTTCTAATTGGATAAGGGTAAAAGTGCAGACACTTCTCTGTATGTTTTACTGTCATCTACTTGTGTTTTTTATACTACTGTCACATCAAgtactaaattatttattcatacacttgctttcagtaactgttttatccttgtcagggtAGCCGGTCATACTgagactatcccaggaatactgtATGCAAGGCTGGGATACACACAGGGCACCACTAACACTCACCATCCATTCACACAGGGGCAAGGATTAAACCCTGGACCCTTGAGAAAACAACTCTAGCTGCTGCCCCACGGTGccacacatttaatatttaaggCAGGAAAAATGTTATGGTCTTCATATGATGACTTTGAACAGAAAAGAATGTACAGAAGACATATGTCACAACAATTTCCGCAAATATTTCTGTCATCTAGTCTTTGTGTATtctgcacacactctctctctctctctctctctctcacacacacacacacacacacacacacacaaacacacacacacatacagagaccATTCAGCATCACAGATAGAGACCTTCTGCGGTTGCATCTTCTTGCTGCTCCCGTTGACACTGACATAATGGCAGTGGCTTTTGAGCCAGGTAAGTGCCTGAAGCAGGCTCTGGGCAGGCGGGCCATGCTCATGTGGCAGGTAGTACAGTCCCACCAGCAGTCGCACTTGAGCCTCACTGAGTGGAGATTTCGCAGCACACAGGCCCTTTCCTGAGGCTTTCTCCCAGCCTTGACCTCCAGGAACCCGCTCCTCGCTCTCAGTCTCAGCCGAGACCTTCAGCACTGAAGTGGAAGAAGGAACCAGAGCCCCAGCAGCAGATTGAGATTTAGACTGGGCTCCATGCAGATTGTCTAAGCTTTCAGGAGGTTTAGGTTTGGAGGGGAGAGCAGACGGTTTGTGCTCTGTAGGCCTGTTCTGCCGTCCTGAGGAGAAAAGGTGTCACAAGTTATAAAATCAGACTTGTTTAAATGTCTAATGTTTTCACACTTTTTGACAAGCTCTCAGACTAAATCACACTGCTGATTTTATACTTTGCAAGTCAGTTGAATTTCGATTTAGCATGCCACGATGCAATTATGAAATGAATCATTGTGCATCTCGATTTTTATCATATGTATGCATTTGCATGCAAGATTATCATTTGAATGTATCTTTAATCGTATACTGAAGCAGGTGTTTCCTAAACATTTTGGCTAAATGATCCTTCTGTAAACTGagggaaaagaaataaacactgttttttcatacattttgaattattttacattcttaaaaattattttgcattttttttttacattgcatTACTTGTAAAATTATATTTCCTACTAAAAGTGCTATTACATGTaacaatatattaatattcaaataacattttaaaaatatttaaatttatatttaaaacaggAATTTATCAGTCATTTATAAGTTCAAATTTTCAAAAGTGCACCACAAAAAGTTGGCATATGGCAGATGA
Protein-coding regions in this window:
- the si:dkey-183c6.8 gene encoding protein O-GlcNAcase isoform X1, whose product is MEGKEEFLCGVVEGFYGRPWSMEQRKVLFQWMQRWGLNTYLYGPKDDLKHRLLWREVYSTEEEAQLKALVHEAESRGLRFVYALSPGQDIVFSSSSDLTLLKRKLRQVSELGCQAFAILFDDIDHSMCQADTEAFSSFAHAQVSVTNEIFRFLGEPPVFLFCPTEYCGSLCSPSVSKSPYLLTVGEDLLPGISVIWTGSKVISRELCADSLKEVQSVLQRPPLVWDNLHANDYDSRRVFLGPFKGRPPGLQAHLRGLLLNPNCEFEANYIPLHTLGTWLKAGKEKREGKGHQYCPERALSAALKDWMTELNQALQPGRQNRPTEHKPSALPSKPKPPESLDNLHGAQSKSQSAAGALVPSSTSVLKVSAETESEERVPGGQGWEKASGKGLCAAKSPLSEAQVRLLVGLYYLPHEHGPPAQSLLQALTWLKSHCHYVSVNGSSKKMQPQKIEEWRVRAGRFLVACDEIAVLHGSVVNSVNRAVLYDLYPYVWDLRNMLLVAKAFISWLEGRVISESSSLGSWKNCFHWCGASSGAELLGVEAEPWVFKGGLSGEVQMLLPVGTSSELFSHPPPLFPTSRLYNIRPFQHKDKVELYHMVRQLYQKTRGAQDVTVLHPDFIGDRFLGASLALCPEYSFVLEDELGVCGCVAGILDVRSFVKRCQATWLPAMRDKYPTRTHVTNGHTAQKEALLSLHEEQYYPDSLLYHFPSQLRLEALPELVDCSVSRSLLTSLLTALKANGSQGVFCEVQPTERLRLEFLTKLGFLEIVRGEARSTEGLILGRLL
- the si:dkey-183c6.8 gene encoding protein O-GlcNAcase isoform X2, which translates into the protein MQRWGLNTYLYGPKDDLKHRLLWREVYSTEEEAQLKALVHEAESRGLRFVYALSPGQDIVFSSSSDLTLLKRKLRQVSELGCQAFAILFDDIDHSMCQADTEAFSSFAHAQVSVTNEIFRFLGEPPVFLFCPTEYCGSLCSPSVSKSPYLLTVGEDLLPGISVIWTGSKVISRELCADSLKEVQSVLQRPPLVWDNLHANDYDSRRVFLGPFKGRPPGLQAHLRGLLLNPNCEFEANYIPLHTLGTWLKAGKEKREGKGHQYCPERALSAALKDWMTELNQALQPGRQNRPTEHKPSALPSKPKPPESLDNLHGAQSKSQSAAGALVPSSTSVLKVSAETESEERVPGGQGWEKASGKGLCAAKSPLSEAQVRLLVGLYYLPHEHGPPAQSLLQALTWLKSHCHYVSVNGSSKKMQPQKIEEWRVRAGRFLVACDEIAVLHGSVVNSVNRAVLYDLYPYVWDLRNMLLVAKAFISWLEGRVISESSSLGSWKNCFHWCGASSGAELLGVEAEPWVFKGGLSGEVQMLLPVGTSSELFSHPPPLFPTSRLYNIRPFQHKDKVELYHMVRQLYQKTRGAQDVTVLHPDFIGDRFLGASLALCPEYSFVLEDELGVCGCVAGILDVRSFVKRCQATWLPAMRDKYPTRTHVTNGHTAQKEALLSLHEEQYYPDSLLYHFPSQLRLEALPELVDCSVSRSLLTSLLTALKANGSQGVFCEVQPTERLRLEFLTKLGFLEIVRGEARSTEGLILGRLL